The Rhizobium leguminosarum DNA segment GCAGCTCGATGATGCGGTTTTCCACCTGATCGTGATCGCCGACGAGCACGGCCAGCGCCTTTGTTGGTTCGAGCCGGATGAACTCGACATGTTTCAGCACCGGATCGCTTTTCGAGGTGATGACCAGGCCGGCGCCGCGCGAAATACCGGACAGCATGCGGCTGGCCTCGTTCATCATCGATTCCACGGGATTGCCGCCGCTTTCGGCCCGCACCTGCCGATCGATATTGGCGCGGTCCTCGGCGGAGAGATCACCGACCTGCATGAAGGCATCGACGAAGAAGCGCAGGCCGATCTGGGTCGGCAGCCGGCCGGCGCTGGTATGCGGCGAATAGATGAGGCCGAGATCTTCGAGATCGCTCATAACGTTGCGCACCGAGGCCGGCGACAGCGACATCGGCAGCAGGCGGGACAGATTGCGCGAACCGAGCGGCTCGCCGCTCTCCAGATAACCTTCGACGATGCGGCGAAAAATTTCCCTGGAGCGCTCGTCGAGCGCAGCAACGGCATCCGAAACCGACGTCGACCTGATGCCCATGAACCTCTCGAACCCGCGCTGATGATATTTCGAAAGTAAGTCAAACTCGCAGCCGTGGCAAAAGGGAATTTGCAAATAGGCGCCGCCAATCGTAGAAGCGGTCAACAAACCCCAGGAGATAAGAATGCGGCCTTCAGGCAGAAAAATCGACCAGATGCGCAAGGTCTCGTTCGAGCGCAATTTTTCCAAGCATGCGGAAGGCTCGTGCCTGGTAAAATTCGGCGATACGCATGTGCTCTGCACGGCCAGCCTCGAAGAAAAGACGCCGCCATGGCTGCGCAATTCCGGCAAGGGCTGGGTCACGGCCGAATACGGCATGCTGCCGCGGGCGACCGGCGAGCGCATGAAGCGCGAGGCCGCCGCCGGCAAGCAGGGCGGCCGCACCCAGGAAATCCAGCGGCTGATCGGCCGGTCGCTGCGCGCCGTCGTCGACCTGCAGGCGCTCGGCGAACGGCAGATCACGCTCGATTGCGATGTCATCCAGGCCGATGGCGGCACCCGGACGGCTTCGATCACCGGCGGCTGGATCGCGCTTTACGACTGCCTGAAATGGATGGAAAGCCGCAACATGATCAAGGTCGACCGGGTCCTGAAGGACCATGTCGCCGCCATCTCCTGCGGTATCTTCGCCAGCCAGCCGGTGATCGATCTCGATTACCTCGAGGATTCCTCGGCCGAGACCGATGCCAACTTCGTGATGACCGGCACCGGCGGGATCGTCGAGATCCAGGGCACCGCCGAAGGTACACCGTTCAGCGAGGGCGAATTCACCTCGCTGATGCAGCTTGCCAGAAACGGCATCGGCGAACTCGTCGCGCTGCAGAAGCAAGCCGTCGAAGGATGAACTCCATGCTGGAAGGCATGTTGGAAACGGCGCTCTATGCACGCGATCTCGACCAGGCCGAGGCGTTCTACGAAGACGTTCTCGGACTTGAAAAGATTACCCGCGCCGCCAACCGGCACGTCTTCTTCCGCTGCGGCCCCGGCGTTCTCCTGATCTTCAATCCTGAGGAAACGGTGAAGCCGCCGGCGCGTGACGCCCTGCAGGTGCCGCCGCATGGCACGACCGGACAGGGCCATGCCTGCTTTCGGGTATCCGGCCGCAACATCGATGCGATGGCGGAACGGTTGACGGCGGCCGGCGTGACGATCGAATCCGAAGTGCACTGGCCAAATGGCGGCCGCTCGATCTATTTCCGCGATCCCGAGGGCAACAGCCTAGAATGCGCGGAGGCGAAAATCTGGGGCATCGAACAGGACATCTGAATGCGCAAGCTCGAAACGAAGACCATCGTCGTCGCCAGCCACAATGCCGGCAAGATCCGCGAGATCCAGGAATTGATCGGACCGCTCGGCTTCACCGCCAAATCGGCCGCCGAGCTGAACTTCGTCGAACCGGATGAGACCGGCACCAGCTTCGAGGAAAATGCGACGATCAAGGCGGTCGCCTCGGCCAACTCCGCCGGCATGCCGGCGCTTTCGGACGATTCCGGGCTGGTGGTCGACGCGCTTGACGGCGACCCCGGTGTCTACACCGCCAATTGGGCGGAGACATCAGACGGCACGCGCGATTTCGACATGGCAATGGCGAAGGTGGAAAAGGCGCTGCAGGATGCCGGCGCGACCAAGCCGGAACAGCGTACCGCGCGTTTCGTCAGCGTACTCTGCCTTGCCTGGCCGGACGGCCACACGGAGCTGTTTCGCGGCGAGGTGGAAGGCAGCGTCGCCTGGCCGCCGCGCGGCACCCAGGGCTTCGGCTACGATCCGGTCTTCCAGCCCGAGGGTTACGACATTACCTTCGGGGAAATGAGCAGTGAGGAAAAACACGGCTGGAATATCGGCAAGCCGCAAGCTCTGTCCCACCGGGCCCGCGCCTTTAAACTCTTTGTCGAAACCTGCCTGGAGGCATAAGGTCACCACGTGGACAATTTCGACACGCCAAGCCCCTCGCGCGACGCTGCACTGCTGCCCGATACCGGCGAGCCCGGCTTCGGCGTCTATGTGCATTGGCCCTTCTGCGCGGCGAAGTGTCCCTATTGCGATTTCAACAGCCATGTGCGCCACCAGCCGGTGGATCAGGAGCGCTTTGCGGCGGCCTTCCTGAAGGAGATGGCGACGGTGCGGGCGATGAGCGGGCCGAAGACGGTGACGAGCATCTTCCTCGGCGGCGGCACGCCGTCGCTGATGAAACCGGAAACGGTCTCGGCCATTCTCGACGGCATTGCGCGGCACTGGCATGTGCCCGCCGGCATCGAGATCACCATGGAGGCCAATCCTTCGAGCGTCGAAGCCGAACGCTTCCGCGGCTACCGGGCGGCCGGCGTCAATCGCGTCTCGCTCGGCGTGCAGGCGCTGAACGACCGGGATCTGAAATTCCTCGGCCGGCTGCATGATGTCGCCGACGCGCTGAAGGCGATCCGCCTGGCGCGCGACATTTTTCCGCGCATGTCGTTCGATCTGATCTATGCCCGACCAGACCAGACGGTCGAGGAATGGGAAAAGGAGCTGAGGCAAGCGATCTCCTATGCGGTCGACCATCTTTCGCTCTATCAGCTGACCATCGAGGAAGGCACGCCCTTCTACGGTCTGCACAAGGCCGGCAAGCTGGTCGTGCCGGATGGCGAGCAATCGGCAGTGCTCTACGAGGCGACGCAGGAGATTACGGCGCGCGAAGGAATGCCCGCCTATGAGGTTTCCAACCACGCTCGGCCGGGTGCCGAAAGCCGGCACAACCTGACCTATTGGCGCTACGGCGATTATGCCGGTATCGGCCCGGGCGCCCACGGCCGGCTGACGCGTGGCCCGGAAAAGCTCGCAACGGCGACCGAGCGCAAGCCGGAAGCCTGGCTCGACATGGTCGAGCGCGACGGCCACGGCATCCCCGACGAGGAGCGGCTCGGCTACGAGGAACAGTCCGACGAATTGCTGCTGATGGGACTGCGGCTGCGGGAAGGTGTCGATCTTGCCCGCTGGCAGCAGCTTTCCGGCCGCGACCTCGACCCGAAACGCGAAGAATTCCTGCTCGAACATAAATTCATCGAGCGGATCGGCAATTCACGCCTCCGCTGCACGCCGTCCGGCATGCTGATCCTCGATTCCGTCGTCGCCGACCTCGCCTGCTGACAACGGGTTGTTTCCAGCGCGGTCGACACCGCCCGCGCCGGAAAGCATGTCTCAGCCGTGGCTGGTGGCGCCGGCCTTGAACAGCCTGCCGGTCGGCGTCTTCAAAAACATCTCCAGCGGAATATGCTCCTGGTGCAGGAAACCGGTCGCCGGCAGCAGGCCGTCGCGGACCATTTCGATGACGGCAACGACGGAGGCCGACGTCGTCCAGGCGATCGCCGTGCGGCGCGCGCCGGCAATCTCGATCGGGTAGTAGGCGCGCACGAACTCCTTGCGGCGCAGGCTGCCGTTCTCCGTCCCTTCGGCGGCGACGTGGACATAGACGACATCGTCTTCAACGGGCGGCTTGGCATTGGTCAGGATCTCGCCGGCGAGCTTGCGCTTGTCGCGCATCAAAAGCTCGTGGAAGAAGAAGTTCATCAGCTCCATATGGCCGGGATACCGCATAGTCTTGTAATCGAGATTGTCGATCTTGCCGAGCATCGTGTCGCACATGGTGCCGAGACCGCCAGACGTCGTGAAGGCTTCGAGCTTGACGCCGCCGACATAGACGGTCTCGTGCCATTCCATCGGCGAGACGAGCTTGCGCACACCGCCCTCGATGACCTCGCAATCGTTCAGATATTCGTTGACGACGCCCTCAGGCGACCAGTTGAAGGCGTAGCCGAGAAGGCCCGTCGGATGCTGCGGCAGGGCGCCGACGCGCATGCGGATCGAACGGCAGCGATCGAAGCCGTCGGCAAGGCTTGCGCCGACGATGCCGACGAAACCCGGCGCCAGGCCGCATTGCGGCGCCATCAGGCCGCGGGCGGTCTTTGACAGTTCGATGATGAAATTGGTGGTGGGAACATCTTCGGTCAGGTCGAAATAATGAATGCCGGCCAAATGGGCGGCGCGCGCCAATTCGATGTTCAAATGATAAGGCAGGCAGGACAGCACTGCCTCGACATTCGACAGCAGCTCGCCGACCACCTGCAGGTCAGAGATATCGCCGGCGCGGCACTTGAAGGGAACGTCGCTCAACGGCAATTGCGCATCGACGCCGATGACCTCGAAGCCGCCTTCATGCAACAGCGTCGCCGCCAGCCGTCCGACCTTGCCCAGGCCGATTACGGCAATCTTTCTAAAACTCATTCATTATCCTCCCATGCGCCCTCTCGGCGCTTCAGTCCTTGTCCGACGCACGCCGCTCCAAATCGGACATGCGCGGGGTGGCCGGAGGTATAGAATAAAAAGCTCATAAAGCAAAACGGCCGGAATCGCTTCCAGCCGTCAAAGTTTTCCGAAAATCTGGTGGTTACTCGTTGATCAACCGCTTCAGAAGCTCGACTTCATGCGAAAGCTTATTGTCGCCCGAAATCAGCTCCTCGATCTTGCGCACGGCATGCAGCACGGTCGTGTGATCGCGCCCGCCGAAACGGCGGCCGATCTCAGGGAAGGAGCGCGGCGTCAGCGTCTTCGCCAGATACATGGCGATCTGGCGCGGCTTGACGATAACGCGGGTGCGGCGGTTCGAGACCAATTCCTGGCGCGAGACGTTGTAGTGCCTGGCGACGATGCGCTGAATGTCCTCGATGCGGACACGGCGTGGCTCGCCGGAGCCGACCAGATGGGCAAGCAGCTCATCAACACGCTCGATCGACAGGTTCGGCTCGAAGGAGCGGCGGAAGACCAACTGGTTGAAAGCGCCTTCGAGTTCGCGGCCGCTGGCCGTGACGTTGCGGGCGACGTGCTGGAGCAGTTCGGCCGGAATTTCCAGCGACGGATCTTCAAGCCGGGCTGCCGCCAGGCGACGCTTGAGGATTTCGAGACGCATCTCGTAATCCGGCGCGTCGAATTCGATCGCGACACCGCCCTGCAGGCGCGAGCGGACGCGTGGGTCGAGCGATTCCAGCTCCCAGGGCGCCCGGTCGGCGGCGACGACCACCTGCTTGGCGCTATCGAGCAGCATGTTGAGGAGATGACAGAATTCGTGCTGGATCATCTTACCCTGCAGGAACTGCATGTCGTCGATGATCAACAGATCGATGTTGCGCAGCGAATCCTTCAGCGTCAGCGCATCATTGTCACGGATCGCGGTGGCGAAGCGCCACATGAAATATTCGGCCGTCAGATAGACGACGCGCAGAGCCCGCGGGTTCTGTACCGCCGCATTGGCGATTGCCTGCAACAAGTGGGTCTTGCCGAGGCCGACGGTCGAATGAATGAAGAGCGGGTTGAAGCGTACGGCGCCGGAACCGGCTTCGGCGATCGTCTTCGCCGCCGCAAGTGCTACGCGGTTCGAGCTGCCTTCGACGAAGGTGTCGAAGGTGAAGCGGCTGTCGAGCGGCGAACCGAAGAGCGGCGAACCAAAGCTTGCGGGCCTTGCCGCAGCAACTGAGGAAACCGCCTGCTGGACGGCCTGGCCGGCCGGCTGGGCGTTTGCGGGACGGCGCGCCTGGGGGGCAGCGACCGGCTCGGGCTGGGCCGCCTCATCGAGCGCCTTCGTGCCGCTGCGCGTTGCCGTGCGCACCAGGACTTCGATCTTCAGAATTTCTGGATCCTCGGCCTGGAACAGACCGGTGATGAGATCGAGATAACGATTGTTGATCCACGACTTCAGAAAGGTGGTGGGAACCGAAAGGCGCACCACGCTCTTCGATACCGAATGCAGCTTCAGCCTGGCGAACCAGCTGGCATAGACGTCAGGACCAACCTGGGCCTTCAAGCGCGCACTGACGCGCTCAAACAAGATGCTGTGCTTCATTTCCGCCTTTGCTTCTCCCACGTCGAGGCGAATGGAGCCAAACGCCTGCGGTGCCACATCCCCATTGTCGGGCCCGCCCGTCGTCATCGTATTCATCTGCATAATGCCGCCTTTCAATTCCACCGGGCGGCTTCCGCTAAAATAGCCGCCCGATCATTCCCCGCTTTGGCGGGCTGACGGCATCCTCATGAAGCCGCTCACCTGCCGGTTCACTCAAACACTGCCCCCGAAGGGACCGGCACAGAATTCCGTTGCGGGAACCGCATTCATGCGACAACCTTCATCGGCTTTCCGGGCCAGGCTGGCGGTCAATCCTCGTTTTCGACCGATCAGCCCGAACGCAATATTACTTTAACCTTCCCCGGCGGCCTCGCCTTAAACGTGTGGCCACTGAAGGCACAAAACATCCCTGCCCGTAACAGCCACGTTACGGTCCAAATCCGTCGAGTGCTTGAAAAAACGGAAGCGCAAGGCTCCGTAACAAATGGCACAAACTTATCGCCCTGCCGACGTGGCAGTTAAGACCGAGCCTCTGCAGGTGATGTCCGCGCCCTTTGTTGGAGGCCATTTAGGCAGGATCAAAAGGCAATATCAACGATGAATTTTACGCAAAATTAACAAGCGGCCATTGACTCCGCCTGCCCTTTTCGGGCGTCACACCAGCGTCAAAAAAGAATCGCTTTTGAATCAAGGAGATTCCCCGTTCGGGCTATTTGGACACGCAGGGAAAGAAAAAAAATAAAAATCTGCTTGACTCCCCCCTGGTCCCGGAAGCTCGGGGCAGAGTCGCGCGGCGTGAAAGCATCCTTGCGCAAGTATTTGTTTTTAAACCGCTTTTCCTGTCATGGCACTGACACGAAACGGTCGCAGGATTAACCATACAGGAGCTGATCGACGGAATCGAAAAAGCCCGGTAAAATTACCGGGCTAATCATAAGGAGGAAGTCGTTAATGGAAGATTACGCGGTCGCGGTGACCGAAAGAGCCTTCACGCGAGCGGCCAGGCGCGAGACCTTGCGCGATGCCGTGTTGGCGTGCAGCACGCCCTTGCTGGCGGCGCGGGCAAGCTCGGGCTGAGCAGCCAGGAAAGCTTCCTTCGCCTTGGCGGCGTCACCGGATGCGATGGCCTCTTCGACCTGGCGAACGAAAGTACGAACGCGCGAGCGACGAGCCTTATTGACGTCGGTACGGCGGGCGATCTTGCGGGTCGCTTTTTTCGCCGAAGTTGTATTGGCCATGGATGCCTCTCTCAAGAATTCGAACAAACTCCGCTATTACCGCGGGCCCTGCGGCCACAAAATCCAGCAATGCGGGAGCAATCGCGGAAAACCAAACCGGCTTTCCGAACCGTGGGCGGGCATATAACTCTAAAGCCGGCCCACGTCAACGCGGATTTTCAAGCTTTGCGGCCGGAACCGCCGAAAAGCATTCAACGGTGCTTAAAAGCAGGTTTGCGCTTCTCGACGAAGGCCGCCATGCCTTCTTTCTGGTCGTCGGTGGCAAAGAGGCTATGAAACAGCCGGCGCTCGAAACGCAAGCCCTCCTCCAGCGTCGTCTCGAATGCGCGGTTGACCGCCTCCTTGGCCATCAAGACCGAGGGGCGCGACAGCGAGGCGATCTTTTCGGCCGCGGCCAGCGCCTCATCGATAAGACGCTCGGGCGCCACCACACGCGAAACGAGTCCCGATCGTTCCGCCTCGGCCGCATCCATCATCCGGCCGGTCAGGATGAGATCCATCGCCTTCGCCTTGCCGACGGCGCGCGTCAGCCGCTGCGAGCCGCCCATGCCGGGAATGACGCCGAGGGTGATTTCCGGTTGGCCGAACTTCGCCGTCTCCGCGGCGATGATAAAATCGCACATCATGGCGAGCTCGCAGCCGCCGCCGAGCGCAAACCCACTGACGGCGGCGATCACCGGCTTGCGCGCCTTGGCGACTTCATCCCAGCCGCTGATGAAATCACTCTTATAGATATCGGCAAACTCAAGCGGCTGCATCTCCTTGATATCGGCGCCGGCCGCAAAGGCGCGCTCGGAACCGGTGAGCACGATCGCGCCGACCGCCTCGTCGGCATGGAAGGCGGCATAGGCCTCTCTCAATTCCTTGAGGACAGTAGAATTCAGCGCGTTCAGCGCCTGCGGTCGGTTCAGCGTGACGAGGCCGACATTGCCTCGGGTTTCGACGATCAGGGTCTCATAGGCCATGCTGTTCTCCCGGTTCCGGATCTTACTTCTGGCAGGTGGCGCAATAGAAGGTCGAGCGGCCCGCCTGGACGATGCGGGCGACCGTACCGCCGCAGCCGGGCGTGCGGCAAGCCTGACCTTCGCGATCATAGACGGAGAAGGAATGCTGGAAATAGCCGAGCGATCCGTCGGTCTGGATATGATCGCGCAGCGACGATCCGCCGGCGGCGATCGCATCGGCGATGACGTCGCGGATCGAGGCGACGAGCAGGTCCAACTGCTGCTTCGGCCGGCCGCCTGCCGTCACCAGCGTACCGGCTGCACGGGCCGGCGAAAGATGCGCGCGCCACAGCGCCTCGCAGACATATATATTGCCGAGACCGGCAATGTTCTTCTGGTCGAGCAGCGCGCTCTTCAAAGGCTGCGCCTTGTCGCGGAAGCGCTCGGCGAGATAGGCGGCGCCAAGCTCGTTTCCGGTCGGCTCCGGGCCGAGGTCGCGGAAGAAGAGATGGGCGGCGAGATCAGCGCGCTCCACCATGTCCATGAAGCCGAAACGGCGCGGGTCGTTATAGACAACGCGGCGGGAGCCGCCCGGAGCGTCGAGGTGAAAGACGACGTGATCGTGCTTCTCGTCCTTTGAACGGGCATGGTGAAATTCGCCAGGCGTGGCGGCTCCGGCGCTTTCCTCGATGCGACCCTCCTCGATGCGAAAAGAGCCGGACATGCCGAGATGGGAAATCAGCGTGTTGCCGTCGTCGAGATCGACCAGCAGATATTTGGCGCGGCGGCCAACCCCGACGATGGTGCGGCCGGAAACCCTGTCGGCGAAAGCCTCGGGAAAGGGAAAGCGCAGATCGCCGCGGCGCAACTCCAGCCTGGCGACGCGAGCCCCCTCCATCGCCGGCGCCAGGCCGCGTTTTACCGTTTCGACTTCTGGCAATTCCGGCATCTTAACCCATCTGTATCTAACGTGTTTCAACCGAGGACGATGTGCGCTATAGCGCCAGTGGTCCGCGGAGAGCGTGGCCCAGTGATAACGTCGCGCGCGGTCTTTCGCTATGGCCTGCGCGGCTGAATATCAAGGAACGGAGCAGTCTGATGTCAGAAAGCCGCACTTCCGCCGATGGCGGCATGGAGACCTCCTACGGCTTCCGTGAGGTGTCTGACGGCGAGAAGCAGGGCCTCGTCAACCAGGTGTTCCACAAGGTCGCCAAACGCTACGACATCATGAACGACGTCATGTCGATGGGCATGCACCGCGCCTGGAAGGATGCGATGATTTCGGCGCTGAACCCGCGCAAGGAGCCGGGCTACAAGGTGCTGGACGTTGCCGGCGGCACCGGCGACATCGCCTTCCGCATCGTCGAGGCTTCGGGCCGGCAGGCGCATGCGACCGTGCTCGATATCAACGGCTCGATGCTCGGCGTCGGCGCCGAGCGGGCGGAAAAGAAGAAGCTTTCCGGCAATCTCACCTTCGTCGAGGCGAATGCCGAGGAACTGCCCTTCGAGGCCGCCAGCTTCGACGCCTATACGATCGCCTTCGGCATCCGCAACGTGCCGCGGATCGATGTCGCACTGTCGGAGGCCTATCGCGTCTTGAAGCGCGGCGGACGGCTGCTGGTGCTCGAATTTTCCGAAGTCGACATGCCGCTTCTCGACAAGATCTATGACGCCTGGTCGTTCAATGCCATTCCGCAATTCGGCAAGGCGATCACCGGCGAGGCCGAGCCCTACCAGTATCTGGTGGAATCGATCCGCAAATTCCCGAACCAGGAGAATTTCGCGGCAATGATCCGCCAGGCCGGCTTTTCGCGCGTCACCTACACCAATTATACCGGCGGCATTGCCGCGCTGCATTCCGGCTGGAAGCTTTGAGGGAATGAGGCAAGAAAACACGAACCTCGGCCGGCGGGGCATAGCAGCATGAGCACATTCGGGGCCTATTTCCGCCTTTGGCGCGTCGGCTGGGTGCTCGTGCGTGAGGGCGTCGTATCGGCTCTTCCGTCCGAAGGCCTGCCGCCTCCGGTCGCACTCGCAAAATCCTTCGTGACGATTTTCGAACGCAGCAAGGCGCGGCATCAGAAGCGCAGCGACCGGTTGGCGCAGGCCGTCGAACGGCTCGGCCCCTCCTATGTGAAGATCGGCCAGTTCCTGGCGACACGCCCGGATGTCGTCGGCGTCGAATTCGCCAACGACCTGTCGCAGCTTCAGGACCGGATGGCCTTCTTTCCCTCGGCTGCCGCCAAGGCCAATATCGAAGGCTCGCTCGGCCGGCCGATCGGCGAACTCTATGCGAGCTTCGGCGAGCCGATCGCCGCTGCCTCGATCGCCCAGGTGCATCCGGCCGAGGTCGAGACATCAGAGGGCCGCAAGAAGGTCGCCGTCAAGATCGTGCGGCCGGGCGTGCGCCAGCGTTTTGCCCATGACATCGAGGCGATGTATCTCGTCGCCCATATGCAGGAGCGTTTCCTGCCTTCGAGCCGGCGGCTGCGGCCGGTCGAGGTGACGAAGACGCTGGAACAGACGACAAAGGTGGAGATGGATCTCCGCCTGGAGGCGGCCGCCCTTTCCGAAATCGCCGAGAATACCGAGAGAGATCCCGGCTTTCGCGTGCCGAAGGTCGACTGGGAGCGCACCGGACGCGATGTCATCACCATGGAGTGGATCGACGGCACAAGAATGTCGGATGTCGAGGGCCTGCGCGCCGCCGGCCACGATCTCAACCTGCTCGCCGACACGCTGATCCAGTCGTTTCTGCGCCATACGCTGCGCGACGGCTTCTTCCATGCCGACATGCATCCGGGCAATCTGTTCGTCGATGCGGGCGGCATGATCGTCGCCGTCGACATGGGCATCGTCGGGCGCCTCGGCAAGAAGGAGCGGCGGTTCCTCGCCGAAATCCTCTACGGCTTCATCACCCGCGACTATATCCGCGTCGCCGAAGTGCATTTCGAGGCGGGCTATGTGCCCGGCCACCACAATGTCGAGAGCTTTGCTCAGGCGATCCGGGCAATCGGCGAGCCGATCCACGGACAGCCGGCCGAGACGATCTCGATGGGCAAGCTGCTGACGCTGCTTTTCGAAGTGACCGAGCTGTTCGACATGGCGACACGGCCGGAGCTGGTGATGCTGCAGAAGACCATGGTCGTGGTCGAAGGCGTGTCGCGCATGCTCAATCCGCGCTTCAACATGTGGAAGGCATCCGAGCCGGTTGTCGGCGACTGGATCCGCACCAATCTCGGCCCGAAGCGGATCGCCACCGATATCAAGGACGGATTGAAGGCGGCGGTCAAACTCGCCGAAGCCGTGCCCGAAATCGCAGCGAAAACCGAAAAATTCCACCACCAGCTTCTGCATATGAGCGAACACGGGCTGCGCTTCGACGCGCAGACGGCGGATGCGATCGGCAAGTCCGAGGCACGGCATAACCGCTCTGCCAGGATCGCCCTTTGGCTCATCGCATTGACGCTTCTCTATATTGCCTGGATGGTGAGCTGATCCGCCTCAAAAACATGCTGTGTTCGGCATTTAGGATATCCCATGTGACGGAGGAGCCGCTTAGTCTCGCTGTTTAGGAGATATGGCACATGCAGCACGAACGCCCTGGCATCGAACTTTCCGGACAGCCGCTCGGTTTTGCCGAGATGGTGACGATCGGTGCGGGCACGGCGACGATTTCGGCGTCGGCGACCGGCATGGCCCGCATCGCCATCGCCCGTGAGGTCGTCGAGGAGGCCATCGCCTCCGGCATGCCGGTCTACGGCTCGACGACCGGCGTCGGCGCCATGAAGGATGTGGAGTGGTCGGCCGACGAACTCGATACTTTCAACCTCGGCCTGGTGCGCGCCCATCATTTCGGCACGGGCACACCGTTTTCCTGCAATGTCGTGCGCAATGCCATGGCGATCCGCGTGAATACGGCGCTGACCGGCCAGGTCGGCTGCACGCCGGAGCTGATCCAGGCCTATATCAGGATGCTCGAGGCCGATCTCATCCCGGTCGTGCGCCGCACCGGCTCGATCGGCTGTGCCGATATCGGGCTGATGGGACAGATCGGCGCGGTGCTGACCGGGGTCGGCGAAGCCGTCTATCGCGGCAACCGGATGCAGGCGGCAGCGGCTTTCCGGGCGGCCGGGCTGGAGCCGGTGCGGATGGCGCCGCGCGACAGCCTCGCCTCGCTCAGCATCAATGCGGTGAGCTTTGCGGCGGCGGCGGAAACGACGCGCAATGCCGCCGCCTCGATCCGCATCCTCCTGGCAACGGCGATGATGGCAGCCGGCGCTCTCGGCGTGTCCCGCGATCCCTGGAAGGCGGTCCGCCATGTCGGCACGGCGCGCGAGGCGCTGATCGGCGCCTGGCTCTGCAACGCCTCCGACGATTGGAACTGGCCGGTTGCCACGCATGTCCAGGATCCGCTCAGCCTGCGGATGATCGCCCAGGTGTTCGGCGCGGTGATCGAAAACCTGCTGTCTACCGGCCACAAGATCCTTGCCGCCACCGGCCGCTCGGACGACAATCCAGTCGTGGTCGAAGGCCGGGTGATGACCTCGGGCGGTTCGCTGCCGCTCGATGTGACCATCCTGCTCGAATCGGCGGCCCTCTGCATGGCGCATGCGGCGCGCAATGCCTTCAACCGCTGCGTCATTCTCGGCAATGGCCAGCGGCGCGACCTGCCGGTCAATCTCGTGCCGCCGGGGCGGATCGCCACCGGTTTCGGGCCGATCATCAAGCTTGCCGGCGAGATTTTTTCGCGCGTGTTGTCGATGTCCAATCCTGTATCGGCGCAGTCGCTGGTGGTGGCGGCCGGGCTGGAGGATGAGGCAGCCTTCCTGCCGCTGGTCATCGAACGCTTCGACCGGCAGATGCGGGCGCTGAAGCGTCTCGCAGCGCTCGAGGCGCTGCTGTCTGCCCAGGCGATCGACATTCTCGGCGACGAACCGAAGGGCGTGGCCGCCATGCTCTATGAGGTGGTGCGCAAACATGCGGATTTCTATACGGTCGACCGCCCGCTTTCGGCCGAGGTGGAGGCGATCGAAGAGGAACTCGGCTCGGACGCCTTCGTCTCGAGGCTGACCGAGCAAGTGCCGATCGCATCCTTCGACGATTTCTTCGCGCTCGGCTCGCTGGAGCGCATCGAGGAGCGGCTGACACGCCACGAGGCGCCAGCACTCTGATCTCAGCTTAGGGAGGAAGCGTCATGGACTTCGATCTCGTTCTGCAGGGCACGGTGGTGCTGCCGGACCGCATTGTCGAAGCGG contains these protein-coding regions:
- the mutM gene encoding bifunctional DNA-formamidopyrimidine glycosylase/DNA-(apurinic or apyrimidinic site) lyase → MPELPEVETVKRGLAPAMEGARVARLELRRGDLRFPFPEAFADRVSGRTIVGVGRRAKYLLVDLDDGNTLISHLGMSGSFRIEEGRIEESAGAATPGEFHHARSKDEKHDHVVFHLDAPGGSRRVVYNDPRRFGFMDMVERADLAAHLFFRDLGPEPTGNELGAAYLAERFRDKAQPLKSALLDQKNIAGLGNIYVCEALWRAHLSPARAAGTLVTAGGRPKQQLDLLVASIRDVIADAIAAGGSSLRDHIQTDGSLGYFQHSFSVYDREGQACRTPGCGGTVARIVQAGRSTFYCATCQK
- the rpsT gene encoding 30S ribosomal protein S20, translated to MANTTSAKKATRKIARRTDVNKARRSRVRTFVRQVEEAIASGDAAKAKEAFLAAQPELARAASKGVLHANTASRKVSRLAARVKALSVTATA
- a CDS encoding enoyl-CoA hydratase; this encodes MAYETLIVETRGNVGLVTLNRPQALNALNSTVLKELREAYAAFHADEAVGAIVLTGSERAFAAGADIKEMQPLEFADIYKSDFISGWDEVAKARKPVIAAVSGFALGGGCELAMMCDFIIAAETAKFGQPEITLGVIPGMGGSQRLTRAVGKAKAMDLILTGRMMDAAEAERSGLVSRVVAPERLIDEALAAAEKIASLSRPSVLMAKEAVNRAFETTLEEGLRFERRLFHSLFATDDQKEGMAAFVEKRKPAFKHR
- the ubiE gene encoding bifunctional demethylmenaquinone methyltransferase/2-methoxy-6-polyprenyl-1,4-benzoquinol methylase UbiE — protein: MSESRTSADGGMETSYGFREVSDGEKQGLVNQVFHKVAKRYDIMNDVMSMGMHRAWKDAMISALNPRKEPGYKVLDVAGGTGDIAFRIVEASGRQAHATVLDINGSMLGVGAERAEKKKLSGNLTFVEANAEELPFEAASFDAYTIAFGIRNVPRIDVALSEAYRVLKRGGRLLVLEFSEVDMPLLDKIYDAWSFNAIPQFGKAITGEAEPYQYLVESIRKFPNQENFAAMIRQAGFSRVTYTNYTGGIAALHSGWKL
- the ubiB gene encoding 2-polyprenylphenol 6-hydroxylase, with the protein product MSTFGAYFRLWRVGWVLVREGVVSALPSEGLPPPVALAKSFVTIFERSKARHQKRSDRLAQAVERLGPSYVKIGQFLATRPDVVGVEFANDLSQLQDRMAFFPSAAAKANIEGSLGRPIGELYASFGEPIAAASIAQVHPAEVETSEGRKKVAVKIVRPGVRQRFAHDIEAMYLVAHMQERFLPSSRRLRPVEVTKTLEQTTKVEMDLRLEAAALSEIAENTERDPGFRVPKVDWERTGRDVITMEWIDGTRMSDVEGLRAAGHDLNLLADTLIQSFLRHTLRDGFFHADMHPGNLFVDAGGMIVAVDMGIVGRLGKKERRFLAEILYGFITRDYIRVAEVHFEAGYVPGHHNVESFAQAIRAIGEPIHGQPAETISMGKLLTLLFEVTELFDMATRPELVMLQKTMVVVEGVSRMLNPRFNMWKASEPVVGDWIRTNLGPKRIATDIKDGLKAAVKLAEAVPEIAAKTEKFHHQLLHMSEHGLRFDAQTADAIGKSEARHNRSARIALWLIALTLLYIAWMVS